The nucleotide sequence CTGTTGTTGTTCGTGCTGATCCTGTACCGCGCGTACCGGCTGGGCGCCCGCGTATACCGCGAATCGCGCGACACGATGGCGCGCGTGGCGGGCATGGCGACGGCGACCATCGTCGCCGCCGTGGTGCTCGTCAACATGTTCGGTTCCCGGATGGTGAGCCTCGACGTCACCGCCTACGTCTGGATCTATCTCGCGGTCGTCGCGCACCTCTGGATCGAGGTCGAAAAGCGGCGCGAGGCGAAGGCGGCGGAGGAGGAGGCCGAACATGCGGCTGCCTGAGGAGCCGATCAAGGTGGTGCACGTGATCGACGAGCTGCCGCCCGACGGGGCGGAACGGCTCCTGGTCGACGTGGTGAAGCGCGGATCCTCGGGATTTCGCTACTCTGTCCTGTGCCTGGTGCGCGGTGGGACGCTGGTCGACGAGCTCGAGGCCTTCGGGGTCCCGGTCTTCGTGCTCGGACGTCGCGGCAAGTTCGATGCCTCGCTGCTCGTCCGTCTCGCGCGCTGGCTGCGCCGCGAGCGTCCGGCGGTGGTGCACACGCACCTCTTCACGGCCGATGCATGGGGTCGCGCCGCGGCGCGGCTCGCGGGCGTCCCGGCGGTCTTTTCCACGGTGCACAGCACCAACCTGTGGAAGGGCGGGATCCATCGCCTGATCGATCGGGTGCTCGGCCGCCTGTCCACGCGAGTGATCGCCTGTTCCCCGGAGGTCGGCGAACGGCTCGTGAAGCACGACCGCATCCCGGCCGACCGCGTGGTCGTCGTCCCGAACGGCATCGATCTGAGGCGCTTCGGCGCGGTGAATCCGGGGGGCGTGCGTGCGGAGCTCGGCGTCCCGGCGGGACTTCCCGTTCTGATCGTCGTCGGCCGGCTGCACGAGGCCAAGGGCCACGCGGATCTGCTGGCGGCGCTGACGCGGGTCCGGAAGGAGACGATCGACTTCCGTTGCCTGTTCGTGGGCAGCGGCGAGCTTCGCGAACAGCTGGAGGCGGACGTCGAGCGGCGCGGGCTGAAGGACCAGGTGCGGTTCCTGGGACAGCGCAGTGACGTCCCGCGGCTTTTGGCGGCCTCCGACGTGGTGGTGATTCCTTCGCGGTGGGAAGGTCTGCCGATCGCGCTGCTCGAGGCCATGGCCATGGCAAAAGCGGTCGTGGCCACCGCGGTAGGCGGAATTCCGGACGCGATCGAAGACGGAGAGAACGGTCTCCTGGTCCCGGTCGGCGACGCCGGGGCGCTCGCCGGGGCGCTCGGGCGCCTGCTGCGGGACGCCAGCCTGCGCAGTCGCCTCGGCCAGGCCGCGGGCGCTTTGGTTCGCCGGCGCTACGACGTCGCCGCAACGGCCCTGGCGTACGAAGGACTCTACCGGACCGCCCTGGCCCGTCAGGCGCTCGCCCACGACGCCGGGAGCTCCGGATGAGAGGCACCCTTCGCCGAGTCGTCCCGCGCCTGCTGCTGCCGGCGACCGCGGTCTATCAGCGGTGGCGCCCGGGGATTCGCATCCTCATGTACCACCGCGTCGTCCGGGGGCTGCCGCAGGACCAGCTCACCGTGAGTCCGGAGCGCTTCGAGGAGCAGATGGCCGTGCTCGCGCGAACCCGGCGAGTCATGAGCCTGGCGGACGCCGCGCTGGCCCTCGGTTCCGGGGAGCGCCAGGCGGGGGCCGTCGTCGTGACGTTCGACGACGGTTATCGGGACAATCTCACCGTGGCGCTGCCGATCCTCGAGAAGTACCGGATACCGGCGACCATTTTCGTGACGACCGATTTTTGCGATCAGGTCAGCAGCCATCCGCGTTACGGAGAACGCGCGGCCGGCCTGCACCTGAACTGGGACGAGGTGCGGGAGCTCTTGCGCTCGCCCCTGATCTCGATCGGTTCGCACACGGTCTCCCATCCGTATCTGCAGCGGCTCGACCCGGAAGCGGCCAGACGCGAGATCGGCGAGAGTCGGCGTCGGATCGAAGCGCGCATCGGCCGTCCGGTGGAGTTCTTCTGCTATCCCTCGGGTGACTTCGGCGAGCGGGAGATGCGCTACGTGCAGGAAGCGGGCTACCGGGCGGCCGTCAGCGTAGCCCCCGGCCTCAATCGCCGCGCGACGCCCCGCTACGCCCTGAGACGCACCGAGGTAACGGATCGCGACGGCGCACGTGAGCTGCGCGCGAAGCTGCACGGCGCCTTCGATCCGCTGCATGCCCTGCTGCACGCCCGCCGCCGGCGGGAGTTCGACGCAAGGCGCCTGGGCGTTCCGAACGGAGAGATCGCATCATGAAGCTCCTTTATCTTATGACCGAGCCGTTCGGCGTGGGTGGCGTGCAGTCCGACATCCTCACCCTCACCGAAGACCTGAGCCGGCGCGGACACGAGGTCCACGTCGCGACCACGCCGGGTGTCCTGCTGGACGAGCTGATCGCGAAGGGAGCCCGCTACGTGGAGCTCGATTTTCGCTACAGTGGCATCGGCGGTCTGTGGCGCGCCATACGGGACCTGCGGCGGGTCATCCGCGAACGGGAAATCGAGGTGCTCGCGCCCCAGTCCGTGCGCTCCACGATCGCGAGCTATCTCGCATTGCGCGTGCTGCCGTTCGCCTACCGTGTTCCCGCGACCGGCCGGCGAGTGCCGATCGTCACGACGATCCACAACATCCATAACCCCGCGCACTTCCGCTATGCCGGCCGGATACTGGACCGCTGCAGCGACTTCGTGATCTTCGAGTCGCACTACGAGCGCGATCGATGCCTCGCGAGCGGATTGCCGCCCGCCAAATCGGCCGTGATCCACAGCGGCATCGACACCGACCGTTTCGTGCCGCGGCCGCCGGACCCGGCCCTCCTGGCGAGGTACGGCCTCGAGCCCGGTCGTCACAAGGTGCTGGGCATCGTCGCGCGCCTGTCGGAAGAGAAGGGGCACTGCTATCTGATCGCGGCGTTCGCACGGGTCGCGCGGGCCATGCCGGAAGCGCGGTTGCTGGTGATCGGCGACGGGCCGCTGCTGGACGCCGTGAAGGCGCAGGCGCGCGAGCTGGGGCTCACGTCGAACGTGATCTTCACCGGACTCCAGCGGAACATCCCGGAGCATCTCGCGCTGCTCGACGTCTTCGTGCTCGCGTCCACGCGCGAGTCCTTTCCGCTGGCCGCGCGCGAGGCGATGGCGGCCGGCCGCGCCGTGATCGCGCCGCGGATCGGTGGGTGTCCCGAGGTCGTCGAGGACGGCGTGACGGGTTTCCTGTTCGAGGCGCGCGACGTGGACGGCCTCGCCGCGCGCATGCGCGAGATCCTCGCGCAGGACCGCTACAAAACCCAGGGCCGGGCGGCCCGGGAGCGCGTCGAGCGCCTCTTCTCGCGGCGGCAATGGGTCGAGGGCGACGAGCGCGTCTACCTGGAATGGTCGGCGGCCGCGCCGGCCGGTGCAACGAGCAAGGGGGTGGCATGAAAGGCGTTCGCGCGGCAGTGCTCGCGGGCATCCTCGGGGCCGTCGGTCTTTCCGGCGCCCTGGCGGAACCGTTTACCGACCTTCCGGCGGACCACCGTGTCCGGCCGGTGCCGAAGGTCGCGCAACCGCGGTTACACGAGTCGTACGCGGACCCGGTTTTCGGCGTCACGGTGCGCCGGATCACGGACCCGGCTCAGCTGCCCGGGCTGAGCCGCGTCCGTCACTATTACTCCAAGGCGAACCCGTTCAACGCGGACGAGACGCGCGCGATCTTCCACGGCAGCGACGGCTCCTCGTGGCTTTACGACACGCGCACGTGGACGCCGATCAAGTCGCTCCGCCTCCGGAGCTCGGACCCCGAGATCCAGTGGCATCCCACCGACCCGAACCTCTTCTACCACATGGAGTTCGTCGGCAACTCCCCGAACGTGCGGGCGTTCCAGCTCTACGACGTACGCACGGACGCCAGCCGCGTCCTGCGCGACTTCAGCGAGTACGATACGGCGCGCGGCAGGCTGGAAGGCAACATGGACCGGAGCGGGCGGTATTACGCGCTCATCGGCAAGCGCGGCGACAAGCACGAGGCGTTCGTCTACGACGTGCTCAAGGACCGGACGAGTCGCAAGCACGCCATCAGCGAGGATCAGGCCGACGACTGGATCAGCGTGACGCCGAGCGGCAAGTACGTCGTCATGATGGGCGGCGACCGCACGCGCGTGTACGACATCGACATGAATCATCTGCGGGATCTGCCGAAGGGCTCGTTCGGGCACGCGGACCTCTGCCTTCGAACCGACGGCAGCGACGTGATGGTGTTCGACGGAGCGGACCTCGCGCTCGACGGCAACCGCAACATCAACATGGCGGACCTCGCGACCGGCCGGATCTCGATTCTCGCCCGGATCGGCTGGGGCACGACGCCCCACGTCTCGTGTCGCAACATCGAGCTGCCCGGCTGGGCGCTGGTCTCGACGCAGGGGCCCGACTCCCGGTACCCGAACCACGACTTCGAGATCTTCTGGGTCAAGCTCGACGGTTCGCGCGAGGTGCGCCGGGTGGCGCATCATCGCAGCAGCAGGAAGGCAGGGGGGTACTTCGCGGAGCAGCACGCCGTCACCAACCGGACCGGCACGAAGATCGTGTTTGCCAGCAATTGGGGAGGCGAAGGACCGATCAGCGATTACCTGATCGAGCTGCCGTCCGGTGATCGCGGCGCGGCGAAGCCCGGTCGCTAGGGGATCCGGGTGCGCGTGCTGTTCGAACCGGTCGCGCTCCTGGGTTGGGCGATGCTCGCGCTTTCGGCGCTCGCCTGGCGCAGATCGACCGCGGGGAACCGCGGACTCTTCGCGCTGGCCGGCGGCCTGTCGGTGGCCTATTTCTGGTTCGCGAGCCCGCTCGGCGCCAATCTGATGGTGGGAGCCCTGGAACACGGCGTCTTCGCGGTCCGGGAATGCGCTCCCGGGGACGGCGCCCGGGTCTACGTGGTGCTCGCGGGCGGGAAGACCGGCACCCCGGAGAGCGACGCGGACGTCGCGCACCTGCAGGAAGCCGGGTTTCGACGGACCGTGGAGGGCGCGACGCTCGCGCGAACCGACGCCGGGAGCCTGCTCGTGCTTGCCGGCGGATCGGGGGAGTCGGTGACGGAAGCCGATCTCATGCGGCATCTCGCGCTCCGCCTCGGCGTGAGCGCGGAGCGGATCCGGGTCGAGCGCAGCTCCGGGAACACGCACGAGAGCGCCGTCGGGGTCGCGCGGCTGCTCCGCAACGGCGGGACGCGCATCCATCTGGTCACCTCCGCGATGCACATGCCGCGGGCAGCGGCTGCGTTCGGCGCGCAGGGTATTGAGGTGTGCCCTCGCGCGGTGGATCGGCGCTACGTGCGGCCCGATATCGAGGACGCGCTGATACCGCAGATCACCGCCCTCGTGAAAAGCACGGCAGCGATGCACGAGTTCGTCGGCTACGCGTGGTATTACCTGTCCGGCCGGCTGTAACGGACGGGTTATCGCTTCCGCGGGACTGTGTCGGGTGAAACGGGGGCGGATCTGGGTCAGGTAACGGGCATGGTTTCGAAGGAGGTCATCGCCGGCGGCATCGACGTTCGCGTCGTCCGTCTCGAGGAGATCGACGACCGGACGATGCGGGAGTGGCTCGAGCTCGAACAGCGCGCGCTCGAGCCCAACGCTTATCTCTCGCCGCGCCTGGTCGTGCCCGCCGTACGGCATCTCGGCTTCGGGGGATCCGTCCTTCTCCTGTGTCTGGAGCGGGCGGAAAGGACCGGGCCCCGGCTGGTCGGCGTCGGGGCGTTCCAGTCCTTGGCGCGCTCCCGGCACTTCCCGCTCCCGCACCTGCGGGCGTTCCGGTCGCCGCATTCCTACCTGTCCGGTCTGCTCGTCGGCGCGGAAGAGGCGGGTTCGGCGCTGCGGGCCTTCTTCCGGTTCCTTCGCGGGCCGGACTGCCCCTGGCACGGCGTGGCCTTCTACGACCGCTCGGGCGGCGACGAGCTCGATCGCGGCCTGACGGCCGCGGCCGTCGATGCCGGCGCCGCCTGGTTCGAGATCGCCCGCACCCGCCGGGCCGTCTTCGTGCCCGCGGAGGCGGGGGAGCGCTACGTTGAACGTGTACTGGGACGCGACGGGGCGAAGAACTTCAGGCGCCGCCGCCGGAGGCTGGAAGAGATCGGCCCGGTGGAATGGCGGTCGACGGCGAGCGACGACGCGGAGGCGGCGCGGCGTTTCATCGACCTCGAGCACCTCGGCTGGAGAGGCGAGCGGGGGCGTTCGTTGAAGGTCCGGCCGGGACACGCCGCGTTCTTCGAGGAGATGACGCGTGCGTTCGGCGCGGCGGGGCAGGGATTCTTCACCGAGCTCCGCGTGCGGGAGCGCGCGATCGCGTCGACGATCAACCTGATCGCGCAGGACGTCGGCTTCGCGTTCAAGCTCGGTTGGGATCCGGCCTACGCCCGGTACAGCCCGGGCCTGCTGAACGAGCTCGAACTGCTTCGAAACGCGCCGCAACGGTGGCCCCACCTCCGGTACTTCGACAGCGGCGCCGACGAAGGATCCTTCATCGATCGCCTGTGGAGCGGCCGGCGAACGCTGGTGTCGGGAATTTACGCCACGAGCAGCCTCGGGAAGCAGGCGGCACGTTGCCTCGGCGCTGCCCGCCGGGTCAAGCGGTGGCTTCGTGGCGGGCCGGTCCCCCGCTGACCGTCGGGGGGTCGTGGCCGAGAACCGAAGCGACCCCCTGACGCCTCGACCCCGCTTGTATGACCTGCACGCCGGCAAGACCGCGCGGCGACCCTGCCGCGCGGTCGGCGTCGATCAGGGGACGTAGCTCGGAAGCTCCACGACGTAGGCGTCGACCGACGACCCGCCGCCCCAGTCGCTTCCGAAGAGCAGGCGCGTTCCGCTCGGGCTGATGACCACGTGCGGTTCGGCCCAGTATCCGCGCGGGCCGGCCTTGCCCCACGACCGGTGATGCGCCACGCGGCAGACCTTGCCGCCGGCGTTGCTGTCGGCCAGCACGAGCTCCTGGTTCAGCGTGTTCGCGCCGTTCGTGCTGCCGACGATCGACAACGCGACCCATCCCGGCTTCTTGAAGGCGAGCGCCGAGACGTGCGTGCCGCCCGGGGGATACGGATACCCGGTCTCGGGTCCCACGATCACGCGTACCGATCCATCCGTCATGTCCGCCGTGACGAGTGAACCTTCGTAGCCGCCGAACGACACCGCGTTGTGGGTGTCATGGCCGTTCGCCAGGCGTCCGAGGGAGGCGTGCTCGTTCGGGTCGATCGGCAGCCCGCGCAGATACTGCATGTCCAGGTCGCGCACTTCCGCGTTGCCGCCGTTGGCGAAGAAGACCGTGGTTCCGCTGGCCGACGCGATGGGTGCGTTCCCCGAGCCGCTGCTCAGCGTCGCGCCGACAGTGTCCGTGCTGATGCGGTAGGTGAAGACGAAGCCGGAGGAGCAGCGCAGGCCGATGACGTCCGAGTCCCAGGACATGAACATCGGATCGGAGCCGCCCGAGACGCTCCCGCCGCACGAGAAGGTCTTGATCGCCTCCTTGGCGCCCGTGCTCACCCGGTAGCGGGTCAGCGTCTTCGTGCTCGAGTTCACGTAAAAGAGCACGTCCGGGTCGGTGGTGTGCCAGTAGAACTGCTCCAAGTCGGGCGGATTGATGTCGAGCTTCCTGATGTACTGGTAGGTCTTGCCGTCGTACAGGTGATGCCCGCTGTTCGACGTATTGGTGTGGTAGAGGATGAGGTAGCTTTCGTCCGCGTTCCAGGCCGGGATGGTCGAGTACGC is from Sulfurifustis variabilis and encodes:
- a CDS encoding YdcF family protein, producing the protein MRVLFEPVALLGWAMLALSALAWRRSTAGNRGLFALAGGLSVAYFWFASPLGANLMVGALEHGVFAVRECAPGDGARVYVVLAGGKTGTPESDADVAHLQEAGFRRTVEGATLARTDAGSLLVLAGGSGESVTEADLMRHLALRLGVSAERIRVERSSGNTHESAVGVARLLRNGGTRIHLVTSAMHMPRAAAAFGAQGIEVCPRAVDRRYVRPDIEDALIPQITALVKSTAAMHEFVGYAWYYLSGRL
- a CDS encoding glycosyltransferase family 4 protein — protein: MKLLYLMTEPFGVGGVQSDILTLTEDLSRRGHEVHVATTPGVLLDELIAKGARYVELDFRYSGIGGLWRAIRDLRRVIREREIEVLAPQSVRSTIASYLALRVLPFAYRVPATGRRVPIVTTIHNIHNPAHFRYAGRILDRCSDFVIFESHYERDRCLASGLPPAKSAVIHSGIDTDRFVPRPPDPALLARYGLEPGRHKVLGIVARLSEEKGHCYLIAAFARVARAMPEARLLVIGDGPLLDAVKAQARELGLTSNVIFTGLQRNIPEHLALLDVFVLASTRESFPLAAREAMAAGRAVIAPRIGGCPEVVEDGVTGFLFEARDVDGLAARMREILAQDRYKTQGRAARERVERLFSRRQWVEGDERVYLEWSAAAPAGATSKGVA
- a CDS encoding WD40 repeat domain-containing protein, whose translation is MKGVRAAVLAGILGAVGLSGALAEPFTDLPADHRVRPVPKVAQPRLHESYADPVFGVTVRRITDPAQLPGLSRVRHYYSKANPFNADETRAIFHGSDGSSWLYDTRTWTPIKSLRLRSSDPEIQWHPTDPNLFYHMEFVGNSPNVRAFQLYDVRTDASRVLRDFSEYDTARGRLEGNMDRSGRYYALIGKRGDKHEAFVYDVLKDRTSRKHAISEDQADDWISVTPSGKYVVMMGGDRTRVYDIDMNHLRDLPKGSFGHADLCLRTDGSDVMVFDGADLALDGNRNINMADLATGRISILARIGWGTTPHVSCRNIELPGWALVSTQGPDSRYPNHDFEIFWVKLDGSREVRRVAHHRSSRKAGGYFAEQHAVTNRTGTKIVFASNWGGEGPISDYLIELPSGDRGAAKPGR
- a CDS encoding glycosyltransferase, coding for MRLPEEPIKVVHVIDELPPDGAERLLVDVVKRGSSGFRYSVLCLVRGGTLVDELEAFGVPVFVLGRRGKFDASLLVRLARWLRRERPAVVHTHLFTADAWGRAAARLAGVPAVFSTVHSTNLWKGGIHRLIDRVLGRLSTRVIACSPEVGERLVKHDRIPADRVVVVPNGIDLRRFGAVNPGGVRAELGVPAGLPVLIVVGRLHEAKGHADLLAALTRVRKETIDFRCLFVGSGELREQLEADVERRGLKDQVRFLGQRSDVPRLLAASDVVVIPSRWEGLPIALLEAMAMAKAVVATAVGGIPDAIEDGENGLLVPVGDAGALAGALGRLLRDASLRSRLGQAAGALVRRRYDVAATALAYEGLYRTALARQALAHDAGSSG
- a CDS encoding GNAT family N-acetyltransferase, which encodes MVSKEVIAGGIDVRVVRLEEIDDRTMREWLELEQRALEPNAYLSPRLVVPAVRHLGFGGSVLLLCLERAERTGPRLVGVGAFQSLARSRHFPLPHLRAFRSPHSYLSGLLVGAEEAGSALRAFFRFLRGPDCPWHGVAFYDRSGGDELDRGLTAAAVDAGAAWFEIARTRRAVFVPAEAGERYVERVLGRDGAKNFRRRRRRLEEIGPVEWRSTASDDAEAARRFIDLEHLGWRGERGRSLKVRPGHAAFFEEMTRAFGAAGQGFFTELRVRERAIASTINLIAQDVGFAFKLGWDPAYARYSPGLLNELELLRNAPQRWPHLRYFDSGADEGSFIDRLWSGRRTLVSGIYATSSLGKQAARCLGAARRVKRWLRGGPVPR
- a CDS encoding polysaccharide deacetylase family protein, yielding MRGTLRRVVPRLLLPATAVYQRWRPGIRILMYHRVVRGLPQDQLTVSPERFEEQMAVLARTRRVMSLADAALALGSGERQAGAVVVTFDDGYRDNLTVALPILEKYRIPATIFVTTDFCDQVSSHPRYGERAAGLHLNWDEVRELLRSPLISIGSHTVSHPYLQRLDPEAARREIGESRRRIEARIGRPVEFFCYPSGDFGEREMRYVQEAGYRAAVSVAPGLNRRATPRYALRRTEVTDRDGARELRAKLHGAFDPLHALLHARRRREFDARRLGVPNGEIAS